The DNA region TGACGCCGACCTTCGCAGCCACCATTGCCTCGTCGGTCTTGACATCCGCGAGGTGGCCTTCGGTGCCGAAAGCGGTGAGGCGGGTGTAGATCAGTCGAGGATTGAGTGCCGTGATCGAATCGGCATCCAGGCACCAGGCTTGCAGATGCGAGCCGCGCTCCTGAGTGACGACGATGTCGGCCTGCGCCATCAGCGAGCGGGCAACCTCGACATCTGCTGCGTCCTCCAGATCCAGGACGATGGACTTCTTGCCGCGTGCCAGGAACAGGAATCCGGGCTCACGACGGGCCAAGGCACCGCCGGGGGGCTCGATGGCGATGACTTCGGCCCCGAAGTCGCCGAACAACTGCCCGACCTGAGCAGTCGAAAGTCCGTAACCCAATTCGACGACTTTCAGTCCGTCGAGCACACCTGCCATGACGCGGATCCTTCCTCGATGCCGGACCCTTTGCCCCGCACGCGTTCGAGCAGATTTTCATATGGACTGCGGCTTGTACAGCAATCATCAAGAAAGCGGATTCAACTCCGAACACCAGCAATACCAATGCGTTTATGTCGAACAGAATGCCAAGAAATGTTCAGACACATTCAGACTTGGAGAACGAAGTATCGAAGAGCTCGGCAAGGCACGAAGGCATTCACCGCGGATCAATTTCGCCAATCCAGGTGCTTTAGTCCGCGGCAATATCGAATGCTTTTCGGTGCACCCAGTTGATACACCTAAGGATTCTTGCTCGGCTCAATTGTTCTACTCGATATATGGTGGGAAGTGCGCACCAAGAGTCGAATTCTTCAATCCTCGTAAAGGGCTTTGATCGGACTGCGAATGACCACACATGCACAATCTGCCTTTCGGCCATCTGGCGCGCCTAAGCGCTCGTCGCTTCGAGTTGAACAAGACTCTTAACACGCCAAAGGCTTGTTGACGCCGCAGCGGAGGTATTCGCGGACTGTGGATTTGAGAGTGTCACCATCGACGATGTGGTCACGCGTGCAAATGTGGGAAGAACAACTGTCTACAAGTACTTCAACGGGAAATCACAGTTGGCGGAAGCTGTCGCCGCCGCATTCAACTCAGCGCTCCTGCTGGAATTCCGCAAGATTGGCGCAGTCGCGCCAGGCGATAGCGAGGCCCTCGCCCAGTGGCTATCCGACTTCAAAGCATTGTCTCTAGCGCAAGCAAGGACTGTTGCGTTTCTGCCCAACACTGCCGAAGGCATTGGGGCACAAAGTCCACGAGCGTGATGTCGGCGCCAGAATTGCTGCACAGTTTTCCGGGTTCTGTTCGACATAAACACATTGGTATTGCTGGTGTTCGGAGTTGAATCCGCTTTCTTGATGATTGCTGTACATGCCGCAATCTCTATGCAAATCTCCAATTACGCGAGGTGGGCACCAGGCCCTGTTGCGGGGAGGAATTGCAAATGGCTGGTGTGCTCGACGGTTTGAAAATCGTCGAATTGGGGGAAGGGCTTTCGACAGCGCAGGTCGGCCAGCTCTTCGCGGATTTCGGTGCTGAGGTCATAGCCATTGAACCGCCTGGCGGAGCTTTAGGGCGCCGAGAGCCCGGGTTTATGTTTCTCGCGCGCGGCAAGAAGAGCATCATGCTGGACTTGGGGCTCACCGCTGACGCTGAGGTGGCGCGCAGACTCATGTCGCAAGCCGACGTTGTCATCACGCAGGAGCGTTCTTCGATACTTCAGGAGTGCGGCTTGGATGGAGCGTCGATAATGCCGCTCAATCCTTCGCTGATCTACACGCATATAACGGCCTTCGGCACGAAAGGTTCGCTTGCTGACGTGAAGGCAGATGAGGCGATGGTGTCTGCAAAGGTCGGAATCAATCAAGGGTTTGCTGTTGTGACCGATCGCCCTGGCCCAACGTGGTCAAGTACGCCATGGGCCTCGTGGTCGGGATCTCAGGCAGCGCTTCAAGGCATTTTTGCTGCGCTCCGAGAGCGCACGGAGAGTGGATTTGGCCAGCAACTTGATGTGAGCATGGCTCATGCCCTGGGTGGCCAGGATCCCTTCAATCAGAACAACGCCGCGCTTGAAATGATGTTCCCCGGTGCCTTTGCAAGTGGGGGAGAGCATTACGACTCGGCAGGCGCTCCTCTTTTGAATTTTCCGTTCAAGCTGCTCGTGGCGATCACTAAGGATGGCTATTGGCTTCAATTCTCTGGAGTCCAGCCCAGACACTTTCGCGACTTCATGGAAGCTAGCGGGCTCAATTGGATGTATGACGACGAACGTTGGGGCGAGTTCGTAACTGTTGTTACCGACACGGTCACGATCCCTGACAGTGCGTCCTCCGAGATGAGATTGGAGTTTTGGGGGATCCTTCACGACGCCGTTAAGAGTAAGACGTTGGCAGAATGGCATGACCTGTTCGCCGAGTACCCCAACGTCTTCGCTGAAATCTTCAGGCGCGGCACAGAATTGCTGCACCACCCACAACTTGAGGTTGAGGGCCAACTCACGACTATTTGCGATCCTCGCCATGGTGACGTGCTCCAGCCAGGGCCGCTTGTTCGCTTCAGCGACAATCCAGCACACATCAGTTCGAGTTCGCCACTACTGAACGAGAACGAGGCTGAATTGCGTTCTCGTGTTGCGATGGTTGAACTCGCGTCATTCCCGATAAGCAAGGCGCCGGCAACTTTGCCCTTGGAAGGATTGACCATCCTTGAATTGGGAATGTTTTTCGCAGCTCCATACGGATCCACCATTTTGACTGACCTTGGGGCGCGAGTTATTAAGCTCGAGGTGCTCGAAGGGGACCCTATGCGTACGCAGCAGGCGTTCCCTGAAGCAGGGGCGATGAAGGTCCTGCAAGGCAAGGAGTCTGTGGCACTCAACTTGGGGTCGCCGCATGCCAAGGCGATAGTGGAGAAGATCGCCAAGGATGTGGACATTGTCATGTGTTCGTTCCGTGCAGGAGCTGCAGATCGCATGGGGCTGGGCTTTGAAGGAATCAAGGCGATGAACCCTCGAATCATGTACCTCTACTGCCCCGGATTCGGCCTCCTTGCGCCACAAGGCGCGGCTCCGGCATACGCACCCGTAATTTCTGCGGGTGCTGGCATATCAATGCGCAGCGTTGGCTTCCTTATTCCAGAGGGAGTTCCGGACAGCAATAAACGTCTCCGCGAGTACGCGAAGAAATTGCAAGCAGGAGGTGCTACAGCGGCAGTGCAGCCCGATGGTGTTGCGGCTTTTGCAGTTGGGACCGCTCTTGCAATGGCGTCCTATTTGCAAGCGATCGGACTGCTCGGACAAGAGTTGCTCACCACGATGCTGATGTCTTGCGCCCACCTTCAAGGCGAAGCCATGGTGGAATTCGAGGGTCGCTGGCCCGAATCTAGTACGGACATAGAAATTCTTGGGGTTTCCGCTTTGCAGCGACTCTACGAAACGGCAGCTGGCTGGATTGCTATATCCGTGACTACGCAGCGTGAATGGGAGTCATTGGCCGAACTCCTTTGGATCCCTAATGACGATCAACGCTTCATGTCGGGCCCACTTCGTCATGAGCACGACGATGAACTTGTCGAAATGCTGTCCAAATTGTTCTTGGCTCATGAAGCGGTTGAGTGGGAAGCCAGAGCATTGGTCGCTGGCGTGCCCCTGCTTGAAGTGAATACAGAGCGACCCGAGCTCATCTTTCTTGGGCCAATCGCTGAGGAGCATGGTTGGGTCACTCGTATTGAGAGCCCCATTGTCGGAGAGATGCCGCGACTGAGTCCATTCCAGAAGTTCTCTCGTTCAAAGACTCAGGCGCTCCCTGGTAATACCGTCGGTCAGCACACAGCAAAGGTAATGAGGGAGATCGGCTACTCGGACGCAGAAATTGCCGAGTTTGCGGAGCGGAAGGTCATCCTCCTTGGCTGAGGTCACGCTGGCGGTGTTTGCCCGAGGCGGTGGTGCGGTAGGTCGCCCGCCCCACCGCCTCATCGCTCTCTTGGACAGATGTCTATGACAAGTTCACTGGCTTGCGAGCAACGCACAGGTGCAATCTGCCGCGGTACTTATTCACACTCAGAACGATGAAACGAGGATGGGCGATGGACAAGATCTGGTCGAATTCAGGCGACTCGCACTTCATAGAGCCAGACGATTTGTGGGCCAAACATTTGTCCAAGGATCTCGTTGATCTCGTACCTAAATCCGTCAAGAACCCTGACGGACTGACGGAGACCGTATTCGTGGACGGTCAATCATTCGAGCGAAGGCTCCCAAACCCGACGCAACGAGAATTCGGAGAGCTTGCCACGCGTGCTCCAGGGTTCAACGACTTTGAGCAGAGAATCCCGGATCAGGACGATGAAGGCGTCTGGTGCGAATTGGTATTTCCGTCTCTGGGCATGTGGGCCGCGTCCTTTAAGACGCGAGAACTCGTGCGCCAGACGGCGCAGATCACTAACGATTTCGCTGTCGATGAAATTATGAGCCTTTCTTCGAGGCTTTTCCCCACTGCCCAAATCTCTACCTTGGACATTGACGACGCCATCCTGGAGATGCAGCGTTGCGCCGGGCTCGGCTTCAAGAGCGTGTTTCTTCCAGTGATGCCTCATCCAATGCAAGAGGACTGGCAACACCAGTATTGGGAACCTCTGTGGGCTTCAATGGAAGAGGCGAACATGGTGGCCGCATTCCACGTGGGTACAGAACCTGTTGATATGGCTAATGGTCAAGTTATAGGAGTGTGGTACCGAGGGAATGGCGGCGCTGTCCTCAATTACAACGAGACAACTTTCACCGGCCAGCGAGCGGTCGCCAAGATGGTTGCGTCCGGTGCACTCGATCGCCACCCAAATCTAAAAGTGATGCTCTCCGAAGGTGGAGCTACTTGGGTCCCATTCTTAGCCGACCGGCTCGAGGAGGGCTACCGGCAGCACTACATGTCTGTTAGGCCAAAGTTGAATCGCACGCCCCGCGAAATCTTGTATTCGCAGGTCTACACATCATTTCAACATGACCAGACAGCGATCATCGCCGCTCAACACATGGGATACGACAACATTCTTTGGGGCTCTGATTATCCGCACCTCGAAGGAACGTACGGTCACACTCAGGAAACTCTGCATGGGCTCTTCGATGGTGTCGACGAGACGCTCTCTCACAGGATCCGTTTCGGCGCATTTGAGGAGCTTTTCCCGTCAGCTCCCAAGTTCTGGGCATAGGGCAAGAGATCGCATTTCGCTGGGTCGTGATGACAGTTCTTAACACGGGGTCTCAACTCTGCTGGGCACTGAAACTAGTTGCGAGCACAGCGTCGATTGCAAGTAGGTCAAGGAGATATGCATATGAGTGAGCGGATGCCGGGCTTTGGTGGCCCTGCGTTGAGTCGGCTCGTGACGCCGTTCTACGAGGCTGCTGGCCAGGGCAGGCTGGTTATTCAGCAGTGTGATGACTGCGGATTTCACCGGCATGTGCCAACAGATATTTGCTACAACTGCCTGTCGTGGGCTTGGCACTGGGATGACACTTTGCCGGGAACCGGTGTCGTGTACTCCTATTCGTGGGTTGATCGCCCCATCAATGACGTGATGAACAACGGCAATCCCTATGACTATGCGGTTGTTGAACTCGACGGCACCACAGGTGGCCCTATTCGGCTCCTCACCAATGTCTTCGGCGTAGACAAGAGCACTCTGGTTGTTGGTCTGTCAGTGAAGGCTGCATTTGATCCAGTCAAGGGCAAGTACGCAGGAGCAGGCGGCGGCTATGGACCAGCCGGCGCGGACGCGGAAGCCACTGATGTTGGCCCGATCGCCCTCGTCGTCTTTGAACCACTTGAAGGAGCTGCAGCATGAGCGCTGATTGGCTGAATGGAAAAGCTGCAATCGTTGGTATCGGTCACACTGCTTACGGCAAGCGCGGGGAGTTCGCCGACCGCGGCGCATTCTCGCTGGTGATTGAGGCAGTGCTGAAGGCTTGCGAAGACGCCGGCATCAGCCCCAAGGAGATTGACGGCTGGTCTTCCTACTCCAATGACCCAAACCAGGGCGGGATGCTTTCAGCGATGCTGGGATGCGATCGACTCCGCTTCACAGCCATGGGTTGGGGCGGTGGTGGCGGTGCCATGGGGGGCGCCTACATGTACGCGGCGATGGCCGTTGCAACAGGGCAAGCCGATGTGGTGTGCGTGGTGCGTGGCGCAACGATGCCCGGCTCTGCACGCTTTGGCGGCATGGGCCGGCCAGGCGAAGGTCCTCCGCACGGCATGGTGAGTCCCGGAAACGCCTTCGCACTTGCAGCCAGGCGTCACATGGCTCGCTTTGGCACCACTGAGGATCACTTCGGCGAGATCACGATCAACGCCCGCCGCAATGCCGCGAACAATCCCTTCGCTCGCTTCCGCGACGAGATCACCATGGAAGATCACCACAACTCACCAATGATCTGTGACCCACTGCGCAAGATGGATTTCTGCATGGAGTCCGACTTCGGCACCGCGGTCATCATCACTACCATGGAGCGTGCCAAGGACCTGAAGCAGGAGCCGGTTTCACTGCTGTCGATGGCGATGGGCGGACCTCCCCGATGGGGCGATGCTTGGTTTGGCCAAGCCGCGGCTGACTCCTCGGGCATGGCAAGCCCAGTCGGCGGTCATATCAGCTCCGATGATGACTACGTGTCGGGTGGCTACCGCACCTTGGCTGTGGATCTGTACAACAAGGCTGGGCTGGGCCCAGCCGATGTTGACGTTGCATTGCTGTACGACCACTTCACCCCAATGGTGATCATGGCGATCGAGGATTTCCAGTTCTGCAAGAAGGGCGAAGGCGGCCCCTTCGTTGCCGAAGGCAATATTCGCCGCGAGGGCAAAATCCCGGTCAACACGCACGGCGGAAACCTCGCGGAGGTCTATGCGCATGGAATGACGCACGTCATCGAAGGTGTGCGTCAGATCCGAGGCGTCGCGTCCAACCAGATTGCCGATGCTGAAGTGATCCTGGTTGCCGCCGGCGCATCGATGGCCCCAACAGGAGCGATCCTTCTCGGCAAGGTTTAATTGAACCAGTTTGACGAATGGGCTGGCGCTTTGCGTCAGCACGCGGTGCGAGTGAGTTATTGACTATTCACAAAGTGAACACGAGTTGTTAGCCTGCGAGAATGGCGGAAGTAGCAGTGGGCTCAGTTCGTGCGTACCCGGGCATCCGGCGCGTCTCAATTCGTGAGGCGCAAAAACAACTTACGCGCGATAGGTTGATAAGCGCAGCAATTGAAGTGATGGTTGAACGTGGATTCGATGCTGCCACTATCGATGAGATCGCTAGTCATGCAAACGTAGGCCGGACCACTCTGTACTCGTACTTTCACGGAAAACAGGACTTCGCGATTGCTATCGGCGAATACATGGAGTTGGAAGTACTTAGGGCATTCACCGACATGAAGAGGATTCAGCCGGGAAATCTCAAAGATTTGAACGCGTGGTTCGACAGCTATGCCACGAGGGTTGCTGCTTTGGCGCCGGCTATGTCGATCGTTCCCGTTAGTCACGACAGCTTGACGCATTCACTCCATGATCAAGATGCTGCAGCCGAAGAGATTCTGGCTGAATGGGCACAGCGTGGTTGGGTAGCGCACACAGCGGCGCCGTCTCAATCGCTGCGGCTTCTTTTCAACCTGGTGGGGCGCTGGCTGTCTTACCACTCGGTATACGACGTTCCTGAGCCTGAACACAGTCGCGAAGCATTACTAGAACTTGTGAATTCAGAAATTAGACGAATCGTACGAAGAGCACACACCTAGGCAGTTGTGGCTACGAGGTTTGACGCAACTACAAATTGTGAGTTGGTCTGCGTGCTCACGCTGGCAATGCAATTGCGCCACGGCCAATGAGACTCGACCTGGGGAGGTAATTGCTGTGGCTGTGCTGCTTTGCGTGAGTCTTTGTCTGGACTAACTAGAAGTTCAACAGAGCTCTCTGTTCCGAACGTTTGAGTTAGTGATCTACGTACTCTGAACGGAAATCAAAATTCTGTACGGATTCACTACGTGTTACGCATAAGAATCCTGCGAGATAGCTCGAAATCCTGTTGTGATCATGACTCGCCCCCCGAATACTGCGAGTATGCAGAATACAAATCGATTGCAAGGCAAAGTCGTTGTCGTTACTGGTGCTGCTCGCGGTTTAGGCCGTGATTACGCCAAATATTTCGCGATGGATGGCGCCAATGTTGTGGTCGCCGATGTGAAGGGCACGGCTGGCGCTGTCTCGGAGGCAAATGCCATTGGACCGAAGGTAATCGGAGTCGAATGCGACGTTACCTCTCAGGCGTCCGTCAATGCCATGGTGGCCGCGACCGTCAGCGAATTCGGCCAGCTTGACATCTTGGTCAACAACGCGGGCCTATGGCGAGGCTTAGCTGATGCCGGACTAATCGAATGCCCTGATGACGTTTGGGATATTGCTTGGGCGGTGAATGTCACCGGTACCTTGCGAGCAACTCGAGCGGCAGTGCCCGCTATGAAGAAGAACTCTTGGGGTCGCATTATCAACGTGTCTTCGATGGCAGCCAAAATGGGAACCGACTCATACGGCCTGACCAAGTCAAGTGTTGAGGACATGACACGGGGAATGGCGCGCGAGCTTGGCGCGTTTGGCATCACTGCAAATTGCATCGCACCCGGTATCAGCGCCTTTGAAGCAGCAGCGAGCCAGATGCCCAATGCCGATGAGATCTTGGCAGGCAACGCAATCAAGAGATTTGGCACGAGTCGAGAGCAATATGAGGCCATCGTCTACTTCTGTTCAGACGGTGCGGCCTACACGACGGGTCAAACGCTGTACGTCGATGGAGGCGCCACCAGTTGAGCCCGCAATACAAATTCTCCATCCAGCTTCCCTCAGCATCAGATGCAGACGACTGGGTCGCTAAAGTGAAGCGCGCTGAAGCCTTGGGCTTCTACTCGGTCTCAGTGCCAGATCACGTTGGTCCTGGCCCTTGGGAAGTGTCACCGTTGATCTGCTTAGCGGCCGCTGCAATGGTCACCTCAAGGGTGCGCCTAGCTACCACGGTTCTTAACAATGATTTTCGCCATCCTGCTTTGCTGGCCAAGGAAATCGCGATGTTGGACATCTTGTCGAATGGTCGAGTCGACATGGGTATCGGCGCCGGCTGGGTCGAGGAAGATTTGACGAAGACAGGAATTGGCAAGTGGGATCTGCCAGGCGTACGTGTAAGCAGACTCTTTGAATGCATCGAAGCACTCAGGCATCTGTTTACCGGCCTGCCCGTAAACCTCGACGGGGATTTCTACAAGATTCAGCAATTCACATCGGTGCCGATACCTCTGCAAGACCCGCTGCCGATCATGATGGGTGGCGGCGGCAAGCGCATGCTGACCTACGCAGCCCAGAACGCTCAGATCATCAGCATCCTCACGCCTATGTCTGGCCAAGCTGACACTCGCCGGAGTGCCTTCGCAGAACAACTTGACTGGATCCGGCAGGCAGGGGGTTATGAACGCGAGGATTTAACTCTCGGCGTTCGCGTGCTCTTCGGGGCCGT from Actinomycetota bacterium includes:
- a CDS encoding CoA transferase — encoded protein: MAGVLDGLKIVELGEGLSTAQVGQLFADFGAEVIAIEPPGGALGRREPGFMFLARGKKSIMLDLGLTADAEVARRLMSQADVVITQERSSILQECGLDGASIMPLNPSLIYTHITAFGTKGSLADVKADEAMVSAKVGINQGFAVVTDRPGPTWSSTPWASWSGSQAALQGIFAALRERTESGFGQQLDVSMAHALGGQDPFNQNNAALEMMFPGAFASGGEHYDSAGAPLLNFPFKLLVAITKDGYWLQFSGVQPRHFRDFMEASGLNWMYDDERWGEFVTVVTDTVTIPDSASSEMRLEFWGILHDAVKSKTLAEWHDLFAEYPNVFAEIFRRGTELLHHPQLEVEGQLTTICDPRHGDVLQPGPLVRFSDNPAHISSSSPLLNENEAELRSRVAMVELASFPISKAPATLPLEGLTILELGMFFAAPYGSTILTDLGARVIKLEVLEGDPMRTQQAFPEAGAMKVLQGKESVALNLGSPHAKAIVEKIAKDVDIVMCSFRAGAADRMGLGFEGIKAMNPRIMYLYCPGFGLLAPQGAAPAYAPVISAGAGISMRSVGFLIPEGVPDSNKRLREYAKKLQAGGATAAVQPDGVAAFAVGTALAMASYLQAIGLLGQELLTTMLMSCAHLQGEAMVEFEGRWPESSTDIEILGVSALQRLYETAAGWIAISVTTQREWESLAELLWIPNDDQRFMSGPLRHEHDDELVEMLSKLFLAHEAVEWEARALVAGVPLLEVNTERPELIFLGPIAEEHGWVTRIESPIVGEMPRLSPFQKFSRSKTQALPGNTVGQHTAKVMREIGYSDAEIAEFAERKVILLG
- a CDS encoding amidohydrolase family protein, giving the protein MDKIWSNSGDSHFIEPDDLWAKHLSKDLVDLVPKSVKNPDGLTETVFVDGQSFERRLPNPTQREFGELATRAPGFNDFEQRIPDQDDEGVWCELVFPSLGMWAASFKTRELVRQTAQITNDFAVDEIMSLSSRLFPTAQISTLDIDDAILEMQRCAGLGFKSVFLPVMPHPMQEDWQHQYWEPLWASMEEANMVAAFHVGTEPVDMANGQVIGVWYRGNGGAVLNYNETTFTGQRAVAKMVASGALDRHPNLKVMLSEGGATWVPFLADRLEEGYRQHYMSVRPKLNRTPREILYSQVYTSFQHDQTAIIAAQHMGYDNILWGSDYPHLEGTYGHTQETLHGLFDGVDETLSHRIRFGAFEELFPSAPKFWA
- a CDS encoding OB-fold domain-containing protein, which gives rise to MSERMPGFGGPALSRLVTPFYEAAGQGRLVIQQCDDCGFHRHVPTDICYNCLSWAWHWDDTLPGTGVVYSYSWVDRPINDVMNNGNPYDYAVVELDGTTGGPIRLLTNVFGVDKSTLVVGLSVKAAFDPVKGKYAGAGGGYGPAGADAEATDVGPIALVVFEPLEGAAA
- a CDS encoding lipid-transfer protein translates to MSADWLNGKAAIVGIGHTAYGKRGEFADRGAFSLVIEAVLKACEDAGISPKEIDGWSSYSNDPNQGGMLSAMLGCDRLRFTAMGWGGGGGAMGGAYMYAAMAVATGQADVVCVVRGATMPGSARFGGMGRPGEGPPHGMVSPGNAFALAARRHMARFGTTEDHFGEITINARRNAANNPFARFRDEITMEDHHNSPMICDPLRKMDFCMESDFGTAVIITTMERAKDLKQEPVSLLSMAMGGPPRWGDAWFGQAAADSSGMASPVGGHISSDDDYVSGGYRTLAVDLYNKAGLGPADVDVALLYDHFTPMVIMAIEDFQFCKKGEGGPFVAEGNIRREGKIPVNTHGGNLAEVYAHGMTHVIEGVRQIRGVASNQIADAEVILVAAGASMAPTGAILLGKV
- a CDS encoding TetR/AcrR family transcriptional regulator; this encodes MAEVAVGSVRAYPGIRRVSIREAQKQLTRDRLISAAIEVMVERGFDAATIDEIASHANVGRTTLYSYFHGKQDFAIAIGEYMELEVLRAFTDMKRIQPGNLKDLNAWFDSYATRVAALAPAMSIVPVSHDSLTHSLHDQDAAAEEILAEWAQRGWVAHTAAPSQSLRLLFNLVGRWLSYHSVYDVPEPEHSREALLELVNSEIRRIVRRAHT
- a CDS encoding SDR family oxidoreductase, which gives rise to MQNTNRLQGKVVVVTGAARGLGRDYAKYFAMDGANVVVADVKGTAGAVSEANAIGPKVIGVECDVTSQASVNAMVAATVSEFGQLDILVNNAGLWRGLADAGLIECPDDVWDIAWAVNVTGTLRATRAAVPAMKKNSWGRIINVSSMAAKMGTDSYGLTKSSVEDMTRGMARELGAFGITANCIAPGISAFEAAASQMPNADEILAGNAIKRFGTSREQYEAIVYFCSDGAAYTTGQTLYVDGGATS
- a CDS encoding TIGR03621 family F420-dependent LLM class oxidoreductase, yielding MSPQYKFSIQLPSASDADDWVAKVKRAEALGFYSVSVPDHVGPGPWEVSPLICLAAAAMVTSRVRLATTVLNNDFRHPALLAKEIAMLDILSNGRVDMGIGAGWVEEDLTKTGIGKWDLPGVRVSRLFECIEALRHLFTGLPVNLDGDFYKIQQFTSVPIPLQDPLPIMMGGGGKRMLTYAAQNAQIISILTPMSGQADTRRSAFAEQLDWIRQAGGYEREDLTLGVRVLFGAVTSTTEGRVEAAARAIQQSGALLGLDELSLDELLDSPFGLIGSTAELVEHVHAINERYGITYFTVSEGLAWELGPLIAELC